The Megalobrama amblycephala isolate DHTTF-2021 linkage group LG13, ASM1881202v1, whole genome shotgun sequence genome contains a region encoding:
- the nradd gene encoding tumor necrosis factor receptor superfamily member 16 yields MKGAMAAALQLCLCILVVKVAFCKACTSEQFTKSGECCSMCAAGTGLATSCGQEDTKCQPCQDGVSFSDSESLSACRLCARCPPGIPELARCTPTLDTHCDCGEGFFLWRDHNSTSGLCAACSMCGYGSGVVQQCGPQGNTICERCKPGTYSRERSNRKPCVPCSRCSDDEVEIRSCQPDSDTVCMVKDLNILSRPSGSDGPREFPRWPTISEETENRSSPAPGSGSTQIIPQDQGGNNNNNILVYVSVLAAVVLGLLLYVAYKCWKSCQQKQALVKARVGELNNAAEGEKLHSDSGVFLDSHSLQENQPSKGSKRDSKQDTRLYVNLPPHRQEEVEGLLTEGGSRSWRQLAATLGYEQDRVDVFGRGQDPIHTLLTDWAQQEGSTLGLLCSALARIERPDIITALTATSQGVSVV; encoded by the exons GTGGCTTTTTGCAAGGCCTGTACCAGTGAGCAGTTCACAAAATCAGGCGAATGTTGCAGCATGTGTGCTGCGGGCACTGGCTTGGCAACCAGCTGTGGCCAGGAAGACACCAAGTGTCAGCCGTGTCAAGATG GCGTGTCGTTCTCTGACTCTGAGAGTCTTTCAGCCTGTCGGCTGTGCGCCCGCTGCCCCCCTGGCATTCCTGAACTGGCACGCTGCACTCCCACTCTGGATACCCATTGTGATTGCGGTGAGGGTTTCTTCCTGTGGCGGGATCATAACAGCACAAGTGGGCTGTGCGCGGCCTGCTCCATGTGTGGTTATGGAAGTGGTGTGGTTCAGCAATGCGGGCCGCAGGGAAATACCATATGTGAGCGGTGTAAACCAGGGACTTACTCAAGAGAGCGGAGCAACAGGAAACCCTGCGTGCCCTGCTCACGCTGTAGTGACGACGAGGTGGAGATCAGATCCTGCCAGCCGGACTCTGACACCGTCTGTATGG TGAAAGACCTCAACATCCTGTCACGTCCATCTGGTTCTGATGGTCCGCGGGAATTTCCCCGATGGCCGACTATAAGCGAGGAAACAGAGAACAGGAGCAGCCCAGCACCAGGGTCCGGATCCACTCAAATCATACCACAGGACCAAGGgggcaacaacaacaacaacatcctGGTCTACGTGTCTGTACTGGCTGCAGTGGTGCTCGGCCTGCTGCTCTACGTCGCCTACAAATG CTGGAAGTCATGTCAGCAGAAGCAGGCTCTGGTGAAAGCACGGGTTGGCGAGTTGAATAATGCCGCGGAAGGAGAGAAATTACACAGCGACAGTGGCGTGTTCCTGGACTCTCACAGCCTTCAGGAAAACCAGCCCAGCAAAG GCAGTAAACGGGACAGCAAACAGGACACGCGGCTTTATGTAAACCTGCCTCCCCACAGGCAGGAGGAGGTAGAGGGGCTTCTCACAGAGGGGGGCAGTCGGAGCTGGAGGCAGCTGGCCGCCACACTCGGTTACGAGCAGGACCGTGTGGacgtctttggacggggccagGACCCCATCCACACCCTCTTAACTGATTGGGCCCAACAGGAAGGGTCAACCTTGGGCCTGCTCTGCTCCGCTCTGGCACGCATCGAGCGGCCGGACATCATCACTGCCCTCACCGCCACCTCTCAAGGAGTGTCAGTGGTCTGA